A genomic stretch from Sporocytophaga myxococcoides DSM 11118 includes:
- a CDS encoding efflux RND transporter permease subunit, with product MIEKIISFSVRNYIVVLVLTLILILWGSYSLSELPVDAVPDVTSNQVDVITNSPSLASLEIEKFITAPIEMSMSNIPGLIEMRSTSKFGLSVVKLVFTDNTDVYWARQQVFERIQAVQAEIPEELGKPYMGPVSTGLGEVFQYVVRPENPKDKSFSLMEIRTLQDWNIRKQLLGIPGIAEVSGFGGYKKEYQAKIKPDRMKALGVSIDELFDALSRGNSNTGGAYIEKNNKAFTIRGIGLATTLEEIGKSVVKNNVGAPVLIRDVAEVDYGNSIRYGAMTMNGNGEVVGGIIMMMKGENGSDVIARIKSRMKEIEASLPEGLIIEPFIDREKLVSKAIKTVYTNLIEGAIIVVLVILFFLGNWRASLLAASVIPLSMLFAFGLMKEFGVVGNLMSLGAIDFGLLVDPAIIVVEAAVLHLSLKMAGRTNQKMRYGERQEIVINAASDVKKSVVFGGLIILIVYFPILTLTGIEGKMFTPMAKTVSFAIIGALLLSITYVPMMSALIIKPSSHEDHGISQKLIDAVYNFLRKILVWGMEKKAAIIGFALAVLGAGIFGFAIIGGEFIPKLQEGDLVIEVNLPVGTSLSESLKLSDKIQTELIREFPNEIERIVSKIGTSEVPVDPMPLEAQEIVVVLKDKDHWKKAKTQEDLADLVSEVMQKFPGIVVSIQQPIENRVNELMSGARTDVVVKVFGPDLDTLVSKSNQIIGIIKEVEGATDVQENKIYGLPQINIKYNRDHMAYYGVTVSQINRAIQTAFAGGIAGIIYENNKRFDLSVRLSSDERSKTENINNLLISDKDGNPLPLHHLAEISEDVGPSEIGHENLQRKSNIGFNVRGRDLASVVTDVRTRINNEIFIPQGYTVQYGGEFENFERAKNRLSIVVPIALLIIFILLFISFGTFRDSFLIFSVVPLSAVGGVFSLLIRDMNFSISAGVGFIALFGVAVLNGILLVSKFNDLLQEGIIDPKQRVLIGLKDRLRPVLMTSFVAALGFLPMAMSSSAGAEVQKPLATVVIGGLFTATFLTLIVLPVFYTIFKKDQSESWYKKYLPENN from the coding sequence ATGATTGAAAAGATTATAAGCTTCAGCGTACGCAATTACATTGTTGTTCTGGTTTTAACATTGATATTGATTTTATGGGGAAGTTACTCATTGTCTGAACTCCCAGTGGATGCAGTACCTGATGTAACAAGCAATCAGGTAGATGTGATTACCAACAGTCCGAGCCTTGCATCTCTTGAGATTGAAAAATTCATTACTGCTCCGATAGAAATGTCAATGTCTAATATTCCGGGCCTTATTGAAATGAGGTCAACATCAAAGTTTGGACTAAGCGTTGTGAAACTGGTCTTTACAGACAATACAGATGTGTACTGGGCCAGACAACAGGTATTCGAAAGGATTCAGGCTGTGCAGGCAGAGATCCCGGAAGAACTTGGAAAGCCTTATATGGGACCAGTTTCCACAGGACTTGGTGAAGTATTTCAATATGTAGTAAGACCTGAAAATCCAAAGGATAAAAGCTTTTCCTTAATGGAAATAAGAACCCTGCAGGATTGGAACATAAGAAAACAATTGCTGGGCATACCAGGAATCGCTGAGGTAAGCGGCTTCGGAGGATATAAAAAAGAATATCAGGCTAAAATAAAACCAGACAGAATGAAAGCGCTGGGAGTTTCTATTGATGAACTGTTTGATGCCCTTAGCCGTGGAAACAGCAATACAGGAGGAGCTTATATAGAAAAAAACAACAAAGCTTTTACCATCAGAGGAATTGGTCTGGCAACAACGCTTGAAGAAATCGGAAAATCAGTTGTTAAAAACAACGTGGGAGCACCTGTATTAATAAGAGATGTAGCTGAAGTTGACTATGGTAATAGTATTCGATACGGAGCCATGACCATGAACGGAAATGGTGAGGTAGTCGGAGGGATTATCATGATGATGAAAGGTGAAAATGGAAGTGATGTAATCGCAAGGATAAAATCGAGAATGAAAGAAATTGAAGCCTCTCTTCCCGAAGGCTTGATTATTGAACCTTTCATTGACAGAGAGAAACTTGTTTCCAAAGCTATAAAGACTGTTTATACCAATTTAATTGAAGGCGCAATAATAGTAGTGCTGGTAATTCTATTCTTCCTTGGCAACTGGAGAGCCAGCTTGCTTGCAGCATCTGTTATTCCACTATCCATGCTCTTTGCTTTTGGTCTGATGAAGGAATTTGGTGTGGTTGGAAACCTGATGAGTCTAGGTGCTATAGACTTCGGATTACTTGTAGATCCAGCCATCATCGTTGTAGAAGCTGCAGTTTTACATCTTTCTCTGAAAATGGCAGGAAGAACAAATCAGAAAATGCGATATGGAGAGAGACAAGAAATTGTTATCAATGCTGCATCTGATGTAAAAAAATCTGTAGTATTCGGAGGACTGATTATTCTGATCGTTTATTTTCCTATACTCACTCTTACTGGTATAGAAGGTAAGATGTTTACACCGATGGCCAAAACAGTAAGCTTTGCGATCATAGGAGCTTTGCTTTTATCCATAACTTACGTACCCATGATGTCTGCTTTGATTATAAAGCCCTCTTCACACGAAGATCATGGAATTTCTCAAAAGCTCATCGATGCTGTATATAATTTCCTCAGAAAAATCCTTGTGTGGGGCATGGAAAAGAAAGCTGCTATCATAGGTTTTGCGCTTGCTGTCCTCGGTGCAGGGATATTCGGGTTTGCCATTATCGGAGGAGAATTTATTCCAAAACTTCAGGAAGGAGATCTGGTAATAGAAGTAAACCTTCCTGTTGGAACTTCACTTTCTGAATCTTTAAAACTTAGCGATAAGATCCAGACTGAACTCATCAGGGAGTTTCCTAATGAGATTGAACGTATTGTTTCGAAAATAGGAACATCTGAAGTACCAGTAGATCCAATGCCTCTGGAAGCTCAGGAAATTGTAGTGGTGCTGAAAGATAAGGATCACTGGAAAAAAGCAAAGACTCAGGAGGATCTGGCAGACCTTGTATCTGAGGTAATGCAAAAATTCCCTGGAATTGTGGTTTCAATTCAGCAGCCTATAGAAAACAGAGTAAATGAATTGATGAGTGGAGCAAGAACGGATGTTGTAGTTAAGGTATTCGGACCTGACCTTGATACGCTGGTGAGCAAAAGCAATCAGATCATCGGAATTATAAAGGAAGTGGAAGGAGCTACCGATGTTCAGGAAAACAAAATCTATGGATTACCTCAGATCAACATTAAGTATAACAGAGACCATATGGCTTATTACGGTGTAACTGTTTCCCAAATCAACAGAGCTATTCAGACGGCATTCGCAGGAGGTATCGCAGGGATTATCTACGAAAACAACAAACGTTTTGATCTTAGTGTCAGATTATCCAGTGATGAAAGAAGTAAAACTGAAAACATCAATAATCTTCTCATCAGTGATAAAGATGGAAATCCGCTTCCATTGCACCACCTTGCTGAAATCAGCGAAGATGTAGGGCCATCAGAAATAGGTCATGAAAATTTACAGAGGAAATCCAACATAGGCTTTAATGTAAGGGGCAGAGATCTTGCGTCTGTCGTAACTGACGTTCGTACCAGAATAAATAATGAAATATTTATACCTCAAGGTTATACTGTGCAATATGGTGGTGAATTCGAAAATTTTGAACGAGCAAAAAACAGGTTATCAATAGTTGTGCCCATTGCACTTCTAATTATCTTTATTCTACTGTTTATTTCATTCGGTACTTTCAGAGACAGCTTCTTAATATTTTCAGTTGTTCCCCTTTCTGCAGTGGGAGGTGTGTTCTCATTATTGATTAGAGATATGAACTTCAGTATCTCTGCTGGTGTAGGATTCATTGCGTTATTCGGTGTAGCTGTGCTGAATGGAATTTTGCTTGTTAGTAAATTTAACGATTTGCTTCAAGAAGGAATTATAGACCCTAAACAACGTGTGTTAATAGGACTTAAAGACAGATTAAGACCTGTATTAATGACCAGCTTTGTTGCTGCCTTAGGTTTCCTTCCTATGGCTATGTCTTCCAGCGCAGGAGCCGAAGTACAAAAACCGCTTGCAACAGTGGTGATCGGAGGTTTGTTTACAGCCACGTTCCTCACACTAATTGTACTACCTGTTTTTTATACAATATTTAAAAAGGATCAATCAGAAAGCTGGTATAAAAAATACCTGCCGGAAAATAATTAA
- a CDS encoding TolC family protein, producing MRLRVKLLLYGGLFLLYRLGYSQKSISPDSAIQIALINHPQIKVSNLQVEQQQLLKGSSLQIYNTELLFEAPQGNELRPGILQSIDFPTVYMQQYKTQQANINLMKADRAVNTNLIKFNVRNTYISYQYWRERFQILKNQDSILRGLLKINEVRYNVGQISILEKISGEAKYKGIELQLLQASAEFRNSRKQFLLAIGTPEDTSYIPDRSIEKFPPLIINSSTTEHLTNNPVYHYYQRQQDLSKRLLKLERARRMPGLIVGYLNQGDEHTAFKYRLRMGVTLPIFYWAYHSRIKAADKGIEIAENQLILGKYKLNGEYIHAVSRYRQFTQELNYYESAGLLEAAQTLKSASESYRLGSITYYVYLLNIEQAFSIELNYLEALKNYNQSIIHLNYLLGDI from the coding sequence ATGAGACTACGAGTAAAACTACTCCTTTATGGAGGATTATTCTTGCTTTACAGGCTGGGTTATAGCCAGAAAAGCATATCCCCGGATTCTGCTATTCAGATAGCATTGATTAATCACCCACAAATAAAAGTCTCAAACCTTCAGGTAGAGCAACAACAACTTTTAAAAGGAAGTAGTCTCCAGATTTATAATACAGAATTGCTGTTTGAAGCGCCACAGGGTAATGAACTTAGACCAGGCATACTTCAATCTATTGATTTCCCTACTGTTTACATGCAGCAGTACAAAACACAACAGGCTAATATCAATCTGATGAAAGCTGATAGGGCTGTTAATACAAACCTCATAAAGTTCAATGTCCGAAATACTTATATCAGTTACCAATACTGGAGAGAAAGATTTCAAATACTGAAAAATCAAGACTCCATATTGCGAGGCCTATTGAAGATCAATGAGGTAAGATATAATGTAGGCCAAATAAGTATTCTTGAAAAAATAAGCGGAGAAGCAAAGTACAAAGGCATTGAACTGCAGCTATTGCAGGCATCTGCTGAATTCAGAAATTCCAGAAAGCAATTTTTGCTTGCCATTGGCACACCTGAAGATACATCTTATATACCTGATAGAAGTATAGAAAAATTTCCACCACTGATTATTAACAGCTCCACAACAGAGCATTTAACCAACAACCCTGTATACCACTACTACCAAAGACAACAGGATCTCAGCAAAAGGCTTTTAAAACTCGAGAGGGCAAGGAGAATGCCAGGATTAATTGTTGGCTATTTAAATCAAGGCGATGAACATACTGCTTTTAAATACAGGCTAAGAATGGGTGTTACCTTACCAATCTTTTACTGGGCCTATCATTCAAGAATAAAGGCCGCTGACAAAGGTATTGAAATAGCAGAGAATCAGTTAATACTAGGCAAATACAAACTCAATGGAGAGTATATACATGCAGTAAGCAGATACAGGCAGTTTACTCAGGAGCTAAACTATTATGAATCTGCCGGCCTGCTGGAAGCTGCGCAAACATTGAAATCTGCTTCTGAAAGCTACAGACTCGGAAGCATTACATATTATGTCTACTTATTAAATATAGAGCAGGCATTTTCAATAGAGCTCAATTACCTTGAAGCACTGAAAAACTACAACCAGTCCATTATTCACCTTAATTATCTTTTAGGAGACATTTAA
- the yiaA gene encoding inner membrane protein YiaA codes for MNQKPSNAFIAASWIALGAGICGYLIGLWRAEMLLNEKGYYFTVLMFGLFSVISVQKSVRDKLEGVPVTDLYYGLSWFATLLSIVLLAIGLWNAVLLPSEKGFYAFAFLLAIFGAITVQKNTRDVQAANKAAL; via the coding sequence ATGAATCAAAAACCATCAAATGCATTTATTGCCGCTTCATGGATAGCTTTGGGCGCTGGAATATGCGGCTATTTAATTGGTCTGTGGAGGGCAGAAATGCTTCTTAATGAAAAAGGATATTATTTTACAGTACTGATGTTCGGTCTGTTTTCAGTAATATCGGTACAGAAGAGCGTGAGAGACAAGCTTGAAGGGGTACCTGTAACGGATCTGTATTATGGCTTAAGTTGGTTTGCAACTCTATTGTCCATAGTACTTCTTGCAATAGGACTTTGGAATGCGGTGTTATTGCCCAGTGAAAAAGGCTTTTACGCTTTTGCATTCCTGTTAGCTATTTTCGGAGCTATCACCGTTCAGAAAAATACCAGAGATGTTCAGGCGGCCAATAAGGCCGCATTATAG
- a CDS encoding ring-cleaving dioxygenase, giving the protein MKDVISGLHHITAIAGSAQRNLDFYTKVLGLKLIKKTVNFDDPGTYHFYFGDQVGTPGSILTFFPWEGITPGRRGTGMATEIGYAVPKGSLDFWVKRFDKLNVTYNKPSDRFGEKYLTFLDPDGLKLELYETTDSRTPYVSGDVAADAATRGFHNVTLTLSSIKDTAAVLTDIFGFKLDAENVNRFRFKTDAVENANIVDLVEAAGEGRGHVAGGTVHHVAFRVKDEEVLMKYRDVVVGKGFNITPKIDRNYFYSLYFREPGGVLFEIATDNPGFAVDEDVNELGKNLKLPAQYESKRSQIEKVLPKLVEA; this is encoded by the coding sequence ATGAAAGACGTCATATCAGGTTTACACCATATAACTGCAATAGCAGGTTCTGCACAGCGCAATCTTGACTTTTATACAAAAGTATTAGGTCTGAAACTTATTAAAAAGACAGTGAACTTTGATGATCCTGGCACTTATCATTTCTATTTTGGTGATCAGGTTGGTACTCCGGGTTCTATCCTGACTTTCTTTCCCTGGGAAGGAATTACTCCGGGAAGAAGAGGTACAGGAATGGCTACAGAGATAGGGTATGCTGTTCCGAAAGGAAGTCTGGATTTCTGGGTTAAAAGATTTGATAAACTTAATGTTACTTATAATAAACCCTCAGATAGATTTGGAGAAAAGTATCTGACCTTTCTTGATCCTGATGGATTAAAGTTAGAGTTGTATGAAACAACTGATAGCCGTACTCCTTACGTATCCGGAGATGTAGCTGCAGATGCGGCAACAAGAGGGTTTCACAATGTTACTCTGACTTTAAGCTCTATTAAAGATACTGCTGCAGTATTAACTGATATTTTCGGATTTAAACTTGATGCTGAAAATGTAAATCGTTTCAGGTTTAAAACTGATGCAGTAGAAAATGCCAACATAGTAGATCTCGTAGAGGCTGCAGGAGAAGGTCGTGGACATGTTGCCGGTGGCACTGTTCACCATGTTGCATTCAGGGTAAAAGATGAGGAGGTATTGATGAAATACAGGGATGTCGTAGTCGGTAAAGGTTTTAATATTACTCCGAAGATTGACAGGAATTATTTCTATTCCTTATACTTCAGGGAGCCAGGTGGAGTACTCTTTGAAATAGCAACTGATAATCCTGGATTTGCAGTGGATGAGGATGTGAATGAATTAGGTAAAAACTTGAAGCTGCCGGCTCAATATGAGTCAAAGAGAAGTCAGATAGAAAAAGTTTTGCCTAAACTTGTAGAAGCTTAA
- a CDS encoding alpha/beta hydrolase, with the protein MHQINIVYRGKKLEEAGKVLIMLHGRGASAEDILSLSSYFKMNDDFAIIAPQATNHTWYPYSFLAEPSRNEPFLSSAIDLLNGIVNDLVSKGIAKENIYILGFSQGACLTLEFVARNATRWGGAIAFTGGLIGDKLYAEKYKGDFAGTPIFIGTSDPDFHVPVQRVKDSTSLLTKMNANVKEIVYKDMGHTIIQEEIDWANKWVLNSNQNV; encoded by the coding sequence ATGCATCAGATTAATATTGTATATAGAGGTAAAAAACTTGAAGAGGCAGGGAAGGTGCTTATAATGTTACACGGGAGAGGGGCGTCGGCTGAAGACATCCTTTCCCTGTCTTCTTATTTCAAGATGAATGATGATTTTGCAATTATCGCTCCGCAGGCAACTAATCATACATGGTATCCTTATTCTTTTCTGGCTGAGCCTTCGCGGAATGAACCATTTCTGTCGTCAGCGATTGATTTATTGAATGGTATTGTAAATGATCTTGTCTCAAAGGGGATAGCAAAGGAGAATATATATATCCTAGGCTTTTCTCAGGGGGCTTGTCTTACTTTGGAGTTTGTTGCGAGAAACGCAACCAGATGGGGAGGAGCCATCGCATTTACCGGCGGATTGATCGGTGATAAATTATATGCCGAAAAATATAAGGGGGATTTTGCAGGTACTCCAATCTTTATAGGTACAAGTGATCCTGATTTTCACGTTCCTGTTCAAAGGGTAAAGGATAGCACCTCTTTACTGACAAAGATGAATGCGAATGTAAAAGAGATTGTCTATAAAGATATGGGACACACCATTATTCAGGAAGAGATAGATTGGGCGAATAAGTGGGTTTTAAATAGTAATCAAAATGTTTAG
- a CDS encoding pirin family protein, whose product MKHLILCMLSALVLSANAQTKPEGQFKYVLHKANTRGTSEIAWLLSYHTFSFSDYYDPDRMNFGTLRVLNDDRIDGGKGFGTHPHNNMEIITIPLEGTVEHKDNMKNRGLINAGDVQIMSAGTGITHSEYNYSKSDTLRLLQIWVFPNQQNVQPRYQQKNGVLKNQPINTLVKVVSPNDTTALFLYQNAVFSVGKFKKNHKVAYPLAFKGNGVYAFIIKGKAKINGIDLAARDGLGIWNADKISIEASEDLQILLMDVPMID is encoded by the coding sequence ATGAAACATCTGATTTTATGCATGCTATCTGCACTGGTTTTAAGTGCCAATGCCCAGACAAAACCAGAAGGTCAGTTTAAGTATGTTCTTCATAAGGCCAATACAAGAGGAACTTCTGAAATAGCCTGGTTGCTTAGTTACCATACATTTTCATTCAGTGATTACTACGATCCTGACAGAATGAATTTTGGCACTCTCAGAGTCCTGAACGATGACAGGATAGACGGTGGAAAAGGCTTTGGTACACATCCTCATAATAATATGGAAATCATCACAATTCCTTTAGAGGGGACGGTTGAACATAAAGACAATATGAAAAACAGAGGTCTGATTAATGCAGGTGATGTACAGATAATGTCAGCCGGGACAGGTATTACACATTCAGAATATAACTACTCTAAATCAGACACATTAAGACTCCTTCAGATCTGGGTGTTTCCTAATCAGCAAAATGTTCAACCAAGGTATCAGCAGAAAAATGGTGTATTAAAAAATCAGCCCATAAATACTTTGGTAAAAGTAGTTTCTCCTAATGATACCACTGCTCTTTTTCTTTATCAGAATGCAGTGTTCTCGGTTGGGAAATTTAAAAAGAACCATAAGGTTGCTTATCCATTAGCTTTTAAAGGGAATGGTGTATATGCCTTCATAATTAAAGGCAAAGCAAAGATAAATGGAATAGACCTGGCTGCAAGAGACGGGCTTGGTATCTGGAATGCAGACAAGATCTCTATAGAAGCTTCAGAAGATCTTCAGATTTTATTGATGGACGTTCCAATGATTGACTGA
- a CDS encoding HupE/UreJ family protein, whose product MYLHILHPIFDAEFYDYVKLGWDHIIDIKAYDHLLFVMTLCALFTFNEWRKILVIITAFTIGHSLTLALSTLDYILLPPDWVEVLIPMTIFFTAMTNIVRKKKESEGKTFDKLVVVNYFIALSFGLIHGLGFANNFKFMMGEDSSIIKQLFAFNSGLELGQVTIVIMFLALLYISTRVFNVLHREWTVFFSGAGAGLSLMMIIDNLFK is encoded by the coding sequence ATGTACCTGCATATTCTTCATCCTATATTTGATGCGGAGTTTTATGACTACGTAAAACTTGGCTGGGATCATATCATAGATATTAAAGCCTATGATCATCTCTTATTCGTTATGACTTTATGTGCCTTGTTTACCTTCAATGAGTGGAGGAAGATATTAGTGATCATTACAGCTTTTACTATCGGCCATTCCCTGACATTGGCACTCTCGACGCTTGATTATATATTGCTACCTCCGGACTGGGTGGAAGTTTTAATTCCCATGACAATCTTTTTTACAGCAATGACAAATATTGTCAGAAAGAAAAAAGAGTCTGAAGGAAAAACGTTTGACAAACTTGTTGTGGTAAATTACTTTATCGCATTATCCTTCGGGTTGATACATGGTTTGGGTTTTGCTAATAATTTTAAATTCATGATGGGAGAGGATTCAAGTATTATTAAGCAACTCTTTGCATTTAATTCAGGTCTTGAACTTGGCCAGGTAACAATTGTAATAATGTTTCTTGCTCTTTTATATATTTCTACAAGGGTGTTTAATGTATTGCACAGAGAGTGGACGGTGTTCTTCTCAGGCGCCGGGGCCGGACTTTCTTTGATGATGATAATAGACAATCTTTTTAAATGA
- a CDS encoding DUF6702 family protein, whose translation MKKILSYLIVLCLMPCMSSAHPLKMAYTSVKYDEVKKVFEITHRVFQDDFEKTLHDTYRYTGGDVYINQKNQVTQKFVNEFFQKNFSIMINKSFTKLKYLKTEQKNQMGIVIYYETEKVDISKITSIQVYNFIMMESFKEQVNMFHLNINDEIKRTVKFEIDKTKENILL comes from the coding sequence ATGAAAAAAATCCTTTCATATCTGATTGTTTTATGTCTCATGCCATGCATGTCCTCTGCACATCCCCTGAAAATGGCTTATACTTCTGTAAAGTATGATGAAGTGAAGAAGGTCTTTGAAATCACTCATAGAGTCTTTCAGGATGATTTTGAAAAAACACTTCATGATACTTATCGCTATACAGGAGGTGATGTTTATATTAATCAGAAAAATCAGGTTACTCAGAAATTTGTTAATGAATTCTTTCAAAAGAACTTTTCAATAATGATTAATAAGTCGTTTACAAAACTTAAATATTTGAAAACGGAACAAAAGAATCAGATGGGCATTGTTATTTATTATGAAACAGAAAAAGTAGACATATCTAAAATTACTTCAATTCAAGTTTATAATTTCATTATGATGGAGAGTTTTAAAGAGCAGGTAAATATGTTTCATTTGAATATTAATGATGAAATTAAGAGGACGGTAAAATTCGAGATTGATAAAACGAAAGAGAATATTCTGCTTTAG
- a CDS encoding GNAT family N-acetyltransferase, giving the protein MNIQNAETEGEGTFFIEEENERLATMYYRWRGEDRIIIEHTEVSDKLKGKGIGKQLVDHAVAFAREKHIKIIPLCPFTKSVFEKFKGYEDVL; this is encoded by the coding sequence ATGAATATTCAAAATGCAGAAACAGAGGGTGAAGGCACATTTTTCATAGAAGAAGAAAATGAAAGATTGGCAACGATGTATTATAGATGGAGAGGGGAGGATAGAATTATTATAGAACATACAGAGGTATCAGATAAACTTAAAGGAAAAGGTATAGGGAAACAACTGGTTGATCATGCAGTGGCATTTGCAAGAGAAAAGCATATTAAAATTATTCCTTTATGTCCTTTCACAAAGTCAGTATTTGAAAAATTTAAGGGATATGAGGATGTTTTGTGA
- a CDS encoding metallophosphoesterase, translating into MILVVLLSAFNISGYANGTEMNKNAIEIINGDKTFLVRGPYLQKATPTSIILRWRTNNKVNSIVKYGLSPTDLSQSSVNFSENTEHTVLLSDLNPYTKYYYSIGFGDSVLQGDEQNYFLTPPVKDSQGKYSFWVVGDCGNNSTNQIKVRDQFYRHRGNNLTNGMLLLGDNAYWSGNDDEYKTSFFSIYERNALKNIPLYPAPGNHDYAMNIDRQGDHKIAYYDIFDTPANGESGGVPSGTEAFYSFDYGNIHFISLDSYGKEDNATRLYDTLGAQVEWVKRDLEANKSKWIIAYWHHAPYTMGHHNSDTETELALIRSNFIRILERYGVDLIMCGHSHSYERSKLIKGHYGMESTFDANVHNVSHSSGRYDGSPNSCTYLKDSLHKAGGTVYVVSGASGCVGGNPHVAYPHNAMEGFNDITNGGSLILEIEGSRLDARWLNADGMVRDKFTIIKDAGKIKNIKVSLGDSISLSASWKGDYVWSHDNSKERNVSFYPEEDQVVVVTDQFQCIADTFNIKVEATIELITDVSAPSFEEEIKVFPNPFNEEITVSYNGPEPTKIELFNLNGTLVKNPVISKSMNPGDYSFTLNAKASAIPTGIYILRIGNESKSKIVRINYISE; encoded by the coding sequence TTGATACTGGTAGTTCTGCTTAGTGCCTTCAATATTTCAGGATATGCAAATGGCACTGAAATGAATAAAAATGCGATAGAAATTATCAATGGGGATAAAACATTTTTAGTAAGAGGGCCTTACCTCCAAAAGGCTACTCCAACGTCCATTATACTTCGCTGGAGGACTAATAATAAAGTGAACAGTATAGTTAAGTACGGATTATCTCCCACTGATCTATCCCAAAGCTCTGTTAATTTTAGTGAAAATACAGAACATACAGTGTTGCTCTCTGATCTTAACCCATATACAAAATACTATTATTCCATTGGGTTTGGGGACAGTGTCTTACAAGGGGATGAGCAAAATTATTTTCTGACACCTCCTGTTAAAGATTCTCAAGGGAAGTACTCCTTTTGGGTGGTAGGAGATTGTGGAAATAATTCAACAAATCAAATAAAGGTAAGGGATCAGTTTTATAGACATAGAGGAAATAATCTTACGAATGGAATGCTTTTGCTTGGGGATAATGCCTATTGGAGTGGTAATGATGATGAATACAAAACCAGTTTTTTTTCGATATATGAAAGGAATGCGTTGAAAAACATTCCTTTATATCCAGCTCCTGGAAACCATGATTATGCTATGAACATTGATCGTCAAGGGGATCATAAAATTGCTTATTATGATATATTTGATACCCCAGCAAATGGTGAATCTGGCGGAGTACCTTCTGGGACAGAAGCTTTTTATTCTTTTGATTATGGGAATATTCATTTTATTTCCCTTGATTCCTATGGTAAGGAGGATAATGCCACCAGGTTGTATGATACTTTAGGTGCCCAGGTAGAATGGGTGAAAAGAGATCTTGAAGCTAACAAAAGCAAGTGGATTATTGCATACTGGCATCATGCTCCATACACTATGGGACATCACAATTCTGATACAGAAACAGAGCTCGCTTTAATCAGAAGTAACTTTATAAGGATACTTGAGCGATATGGTGTAGACCTTATTATGTGCGGTCATAGCCATTCTTATGAACGCAGCAAGCTTATCAAAGGCCATTATGGTATGGAATCGACTTTTGATGCGAATGTCCATAATGTAAGCCATTCAAGCGGAAGATATGATGGCTCACCCAATTCATGTACCTATCTGAAAGACTCTCTCCATAAAGCAGGTGGAACTGTATATGTGGTTTCGGGTGCATCAGGATGTGTTGGGGGAAATCCACATGTAGCCTATCCACATAATGCAATGGAGGGGTTTAATGATATAACCAACGGAGGATCTTTAATACTGGAAATAGAAGGATCTCGATTAGATGCCAGATGGCTCAATGCAGACGGCATGGTAAGGGATAAGTTTACAATTATAAAAGATGCCGGAAAAATAAAGAATATAAAAGTCAGTCTTGGAGATTCTATTTCACTTAGTGCATCCTGGAAAGGTGATTATGTTTGGTCTCATGATAATAGTAAAGAACGAAATGTCAGTTTCTATCCTGAAGAAGACCAGGTGGTTGTTGTGACAGATCAGTTTCAATGCATTGCTGATACATTTAATATAAAGGTGGAAGCAACTATAGAATTAATTACAGATGTTTCCGCTCCTTCTTTTGAAGAAGAGATTAAGGTCTTTCCTAATCCTTTTAATGAGGAAATAACGGTATCCTATAATGGTCCTGAGCCAACGAAAATAGAGTTATTCAATCTTAACGGAACATTAGTGAAAAATCCTGTTATCTCAAAATCGATGAATCCCGGTGATTATTCTTTTACTTTAAATGCAAAAGCATCAGCCATCCCAACAGGGATTTACATTCTTAGAATAGGAAACGAAAGCAAAAGTAAAATTGTCCGTATCAATTATATTTCAGAATAA